A genomic window from Silene latifolia isolate original U9 population chromosome 11, ASM4854445v1, whole genome shotgun sequence includes:
- the LOC141614944 gene encoding protein MIZU-KUSSEI 1-like yields the protein MTGSHRPSPTSPKQTSSPRSPQPTSSPRAPQPAAITPINSGSWSPTRPPVSLELANQRKNKSNKIMRRVRSVIRSFPIVTPTCRIPISSRLNDGHVHGGTRITGTLFGHRKARVNLAIQENPRCLPMLLLELAIPTGKLLQEMGLGLVRIALECEKHPSDKTKLIEEPIWTMYNNGRKTGYGIKREPTDDDLNVMKMLHAASMGAGVLPSNEAYESPDGELTYMRAYFERVVGSKDSETYYMMNPDGGSGPELSIFFVRI from the coding sequence ATGACCGGATCCCATCGACCATCCCCAACATCACCAAAACAAACCTCGTCCCCTCGATCACCACAACCAACCTCGTCCCCTCGAGCACCACAACCTGCAGCCATTACCCCAATAAACAGCGGCTCATGGTCGCCCACACGACCCCCAGTATCCCTCGAATTAGCCAATCAGCGAAAAAACAAATCCAACAAGATCATGAGAAGGGTGCGTTCAGTCATAAGGTCTTTCCCCATTGTAACCCCAACTTGCCGGATACCCATATCCAGTCGGCTCAATGACGGGCACGTCCATGGTGGGACACGCATAACTGGCACACTCTTTGGCCACCGCAAAGCCAGAGTCAACCTAGCAATCCAAGAAAATCCTAGGTGCCTTCCCATGTTATTGTTAGAGCTTGCCATCCCAACCGGCAAGCTCTTGCAAGAAATGGGCTTGGGTCTGGTTCGGATTGCGCTCGAGTGTGAGAAGCACCCGTCAGACAAGACCAAGCTGATTGAAGAGCCCATTTGGACAATGTATAATAATGGGCGGAAAACAGGATATGGGATCAAAAGAGAGCCCACAGATGATGACTTGAATGTCATGAAAATGTTGCATGCTGCATCAATGGGTGCAGGTGTACTACCTAGTAACGAAGCTTATGAGTCGCCTGATGGTGAGCTTACGTACATGCGAGCCTACTTCGAACGGGTTGTTGGGTCTAAGGATTCAGAAACATACTACATGATGAACCCGGATGGAGGCAGCGGACCGGAACTCAGTATTTTCTTTGTTCGGATTTAG